Proteins encoded within one genomic window of Macrotis lagotis isolate mMagLag1 chromosome 3, bilby.v1.9.chrom.fasta, whole genome shotgun sequence:
- the CORO1B gene encoding coronin-1B, translating to MSFRKVVRQSKFRHVFGQPVKNDQCYEDIRVSRVTWDSTFCAVNPKFLAIIVEASGGGAFMVLPLSKTGRIDKSYPTVCGHTGPVLDIDWCPHNDEVIASGSEDCTVMVWQIPENGLVTPLTEPVVVLEGHSKRVGIVTWHPTARNVLLSAGCDNVVLIWNVGTAEELYRLDDLHPDLIYNISWNRNGSLFCSACKDKSVRIIDPRRGTLVAEREKAHEGARPMRAIFLANGKVFTTGFSRMSERQLALWDPESLEEPMALQELDSSNGALLPFYDPDTNVIYVCGKGDSSIRYFEITAEPPYIHFLNTFTSKEPQRGMGRMPKRGLDVSKCEIARFYKLHERKCEPIIMTVPRKSDLFQDDLYPDTAGPEAALEAEEWVSGKDAEPLLISLREAYVPSKQRDLKVNRKNVLHDSRAASAPTPTRAGASAPASATTSVSAPSSSISGSSLAMAGESGKLEEVTRELRLLRTLVKEQGERITRLEEQLGRMENGDV from the exons ATGTCATTCCGCAAAGTGGTCAGACAGAGCAAGTTCCGGCATGTCTTTGGGCAGCCAGTTAAGAATGACCAGTGCTATGAAGACATCAGGGTGTCCCGTGTCACCTGGGACAGCACCTTCTGCGCTGTGAACCCCAAATTCCTGGCCATCATCGTGGAGGCCAGCGGTGGAGGGGCCTTCATGGTGCTGCCCCTGAGCAAG ACAGGGCGCATTGACAAGTCATACCCCACGGTATGTGGGCACACGGGACCCGTCCTCGATATCGACTGGTGTCCACACAATGATGAAGTTATCGCCAGCGGATCAGAGGACTGCACGGTCATG GTCTGGCAGATCCCAGAGAATGGCCTGGTGACGCCCCTGACAGAACCTGTGGTTGTTCTAGAGGGCCACTCCAAGAGAGTGGGCATTGTGACCTGGCATCCCACAGCCCGGAATGTTCTTCTCAGTGCAG GCTGTGACAATGTGGTGCTCATCTGGAACGTGGGTACGGCAGAGGAGCTGTACCGCCTGGACGACCTGCACCCCGACCTCATCTACAACATCTCTTGGAACCGCAATGGCAGTCTCTTCTGTTCTGCTTGCAAAGATAAAAGTGTGCGCATCATTGACCCTCGCCGTGGGACCCTAGTGGCG GAACGAGAGAAGGCTCATGAGGGAGCCCGGCCCATGCGCGCCATTTTCCTGGCCAATGGCAAGGTGTTTACCACAGGCTTCAGCCGGATGAGTGAGCGGCAGCTGGCTCTTTGGGACCCG GAGAGCCTGGAGGAGCCAATGGCTCTGCAGGAACTGGACTCAAGCAATGGAGCCCTGCTTCCCTTTTATGACCCCGATACCAACGTCATCTACGTCTGTGGCAAG GGAGACTCAAGTATCCGCTACTTTGAGATCACAGCTGAACCCCCCTATATCCACTTCCTGAATACCTTTACCAGCAAGGAGCCTCAACGGGGCATGGGACGCATGCCCAAGAGAGGCCTGGACGTGAGCAAGTGTGAGATCGCCAG ATTCTACAAGCTCCATGAACGGAAGTGTGAACCCATCATCATGACTGTGCCCAGAAAG TCGGACCTTTTTCAGGATGACCTGTACCCAGACACAGCAGGGCCTGAGGCTGCCCTGGAGGCCGAAGAATGGGTGAGTGGGAAGGATGCTGAGCCCCTGCTCATCTCCCTTCGGGAAGCCTACGTGCCCAGCAAGCAGAGGGACCTCAAGGTCAACCGAAAAAACGTCCTCCATGACAGCCGAGCAGCCTCGGCTCCCACACCCACCCGGGCTGGGGCTTCCGCCCCTGCCTCTGCCACCACCTCGGTCAGTGCCCCAAGCAGCAGCATCAGTGGCAGCAGCCTTGCCATGGCTGGG GAGTCTGGGAAGCTAGAAGAGGTGACCCGAGAGTTGCGGCTGCTCCGGACCCTGGTGAAGGAGCAGGGCGAGCGCATTACCCGCCTAGAAGAACAGCTGGGCCGCATGGAGAATGGGGACGTGTAG
- the PTPRCAP gene encoding protein tyrosine phosphatase receptor type C-associated protein, whose product MALSRLTGLMVLVALPGALGSEENSSQSSVTVCLLVLLLLMLMVGLALAWRHLSRKSGGYYHPTRLGGSLWSQARRLLRASGLTRLLRGSTIKELQDSMERQGEEEDEAEEEEDQEENLEPERKEEQPVQRDEDDVPGSPEDPEAAQGEDSNKQGLKAQLEASDSGSGGRAEALLSDLHAFSGSAAWEDGAGTEVGHGLSITAL is encoded by the exons ATG gCTCTATCCAGGCTCACAGGCCTGATGGTGCTGGTGGCTCTGCCAGGGGCACTGGGCTCAGAAGAAAACAGCTCCCAGAGCTCAGTCACCGTTTGTCTGCTAGTATTGCTGCTGTTGATGCTGATGGTGGGCCTGGCCCTGGCCTGGCGTCATCTGAGCCGGAAATCGGGCGGCTACTACCACCCAACCCGCCTAGGCGGCTCCCTGTGGAGCCAGGCTCGCCGGCTGCTGCGGGCCTCCGGGCTGACCCGCCTGCTCCGAGGGTCGACCATCAAAGAGCTGCAGGacagcatggaaaggcaaggcgAGGAGGAGGATGAGGCCGAGGAGGAAGAGGACCAGGAGGAGAACCTTGAGccagagaggaaggaggaacagCCTGTCCAGAGGGACGAGGATGATGTCCCTGGGAGCCCAGAGGACCCAGAGGCAGCCCAGGGGGAAGACTCTAACAAGCAAGGGTTGAAGGCCCAGCTTGAGGCCTCCGACTCCGGGAGTGGGGGCAGGGCCGAGGCCCTGCTGAGTGACCTCCATGCCTTTTCAGGGAGCGCGGCCTGGGAGGATGGGGCAGGGACAGAGGTGGGCCATGGTCTCAGTATCACCGCGCTCTAG